A genomic window from Qipengyuania oceanensis includes:
- a CDS encoding sensor histidine kinase, giving the protein MVNQRTFPWPGFALAVAAAIGLIVFGVRWDISLVVMALWIGSLYLVSGKPPESSRKPSGSPFTRDSMQSLTELSGTPFLLIEGSKITSANLQARRTLGGHIVGQDLRVAFRQPDAVKFLNSGRNGSIVVSGLARRHDIWQINRQELAEGLFLIELINKTAEADISRAHTDFVANASHELRTPLSSIIGYAETLREGNGEIEAGMSQKFLDTILHEAKRLQNLVSDLMSLSRVEAEKHDLPREPVDMRPLVERAAREGAGPKRTDRLELDLEGSLTVHGDTQQLEQLVRNLVDNALKYGGTGERVTVNLSRTAEEEARLQVTDRGPGIDAEHLPHLTRRFYRTDPGRSRASGGTGLGLAIVKHIVERHRGRLDISSALGQGTTVTVRIPLAGTEREDVS; this is encoded by the coding sequence ATGGTGAATCAGCGCACATTTCCCTGGCCGGGTTTCGCCCTGGCCGTCGCTGCGGCCATCGGGCTGATCGTGTTCGGCGTACGCTGGGACATATCGCTCGTCGTGATGGCGCTGTGGATCGGCTCGCTCTACCTCGTCTCGGGCAAGCCCCCGGAAAGTTCTCGAAAACCGTCCGGGTCCCCGTTCACCCGCGATTCGATGCAAAGCCTGACCGAGCTGTCGGGAACTCCGTTTCTCCTGATCGAAGGTTCGAAGATAACTTCGGCCAACCTGCAGGCGCGCAGGACGCTGGGCGGACACATCGTGGGCCAGGACCTTCGCGTCGCATTCCGCCAGCCCGATGCGGTGAAGTTCCTCAATTCCGGTCGCAACGGCTCGATCGTGGTCAGCGGCCTCGCCCGGCGTCACGACATATGGCAGATCAACCGGCAGGAACTCGCCGAAGGCCTGTTCCTCATCGAACTGATCAACAAGACAGCCGAGGCCGACATCAGCCGCGCCCACACAGACTTCGTCGCCAATGCGAGCCACGAGCTGCGCACGCCGCTTTCGTCGATCATCGGTTACGCGGAAACCCTGCGCGAAGGGAACGGCGAGATCGAGGCCGGCATGTCGCAGAAGTTTCTCGACACGATCCTGCACGAGGCCAAGCGCCTGCAGAACCTGGTCAGCGACCTCATGTCGCTATCGAGGGTGGAAGCCGAAAAGCACGATCTCCCGCGTGAGCCGGTCGACATGCGGCCGCTCGTCGAACGGGCGGCGCGCGAGGGTGCCGGCCCCAAGCGGACCGACCGACTCGAACTCGATCTCGAAGGGTCGCTTACGGTCCATGGCGACACGCAGCAGCTGGAACAGCTCGTCCGCAACCTAGTCGACAATGCGCTCAAATACGGCGGCACCGGCGAACGGGTAACCGTGAACTTGTCGCGAACTGCCGAGGAAGAGGCACGCCTGCAGGTGACCGATCGCGGCCCGGGCATCGACGCAGAGCACCTGCCCCACCTCACGCGCCGGTTCTACCGGACCGATCCGGGGCGCAGCCGGGCCTCCGGCGGAACGGGTCTAGGCCTTGCGATCGTGAAGCATATTGTGGAACGCCACCGCGGCCGGCTCGACATCTCCAGTGCGCTGGGTCAGGGCACGACGGTGACCGTGAGGATCCCCCTCGCCGGCACCGAGCGGGAGGATGTGTCATGA
- the pstC gene encoding phosphate ABC transporter permease subunit PstC, with protein sequence MSLTVLLLLALALALSGWLAARARAWNFQASSQTGRISSRPNYHGWYVALWIAIPVVAFLVVWSIIAPQLVLQSVLASPAASDLPAFGLQRQTLLSEARSVATGASTAVFNPAARDLVEPFRSALGFYNWVGIAVTLAIALLCGSWAFLRLKPDFSARTRVERTVMSILLVASLVAILTTLGIVVSLIFETVRFFGMVSPIDFLFGTHWGPDPMANPANPDASRYGAIPLFWGTIFIGAIIAMIVAIPLGLMSAIYLTQYAAPNVRKWVKPALEILAGVPTVVYGYFAALTVAPAIRDTALALGASTPSSESALAAGLVMGVMIIPFVSSMADDSIAAVPQAMRDGSLAMGATTSETIRRVLVPAALPGIVAGVMLAISRAIGETMIVVMAASTAANLSANPLEAMTTVTVQIVAMLTGEGSFDHPATLSAFALGLVLFLVTLGLNFIALRVVKRFREAYE encoded by the coding sequence ATGTCATTGACAGTTCTCCTCCTGCTGGCGCTCGCCCTGGCCCTGTCCGGCTGGCTGGCCGCCCGCGCGCGCGCCTGGAATTTCCAGGCGTCGAGCCAGACCGGACGAATCTCCTCGCGCCCGAATTACCATGGCTGGTACGTCGCCTTGTGGATCGCCATCCCGGTCGTGGCCTTCCTCGTGGTGTGGAGCATAATCGCACCGCAACTGGTCCTGCAGTCCGTCCTCGCCTCGCCGGCGGCGAGCGATCTTCCGGCATTCGGCCTTCAGCGCCAGACCCTGCTGTCCGAGGCGCGTTCTGTCGCCACAGGCGCGAGCACGGCCGTCTTCAATCCGGCAGCGCGCGATCTGGTCGAACCGTTTCGCTCGGCACTCGGGTTTTACAACTGGGTCGGGATAGCGGTCACGCTGGCGATCGCCCTGCTCTGCGGATCCTGGGCGTTCCTGCGGCTCAAGCCTGACTTCTCCGCACGTACCAGGGTCGAGCGCACGGTCATGTCGATCTTGCTCGTCGCTTCGCTGGTCGCGATCCTGACGACCCTCGGCATCGTCGTGAGCCTGATCTTCGAAACCGTCCGGTTCTTCGGCATGGTGTCGCCGATCGACTTCCTGTTCGGCACCCATTGGGGCCCGGACCCGATGGCGAACCCAGCCAATCCGGACGCGAGCCGATATGGCGCGATCCCGCTTTTCTGGGGTACGATCTTCATTGGGGCGATCATCGCCATGATCGTCGCGATCCCGCTCGGCCTTATGAGCGCGATCTACCTCACGCAGTATGCCGCACCGAACGTGCGCAAGTGGGTGAAGCCCGCGCTCGAGATCCTCGCCGGCGTGCCCACGGTGGTCTACGGGTATTTCGCCGCGTTGACGGTCGCGCCCGCGATCCGCGACACGGCGCTTGCCCTGGGCGCCAGCACTCCCTCGAGCGAAAGCGCGCTAGCCGCAGGCCTGGTGATGGGCGTTATGATCATCCCCTTCGTCTCGTCGATGGCCGACGATTCGATCGCCGCCGTGCCGCAGGCGATGCGCGACGGCAGCCTCGCGATGGGGGCCACCACTTCGGAGACCATCCGCCGTGTGCTCGTGCCCGCCGCCCTGCCCGGGATCGTCGCCGGCGTGATGCTGGCGATCAGCCGCGCGATCGGCGAAACGATGATCGTCGTGATGGCGGCATCAACGGCGGCCAATCTCTCGGCCAATCCACTCGAGGCGATGACCACCGTGACCGTCCAGATCGTTGCCATGCTGACCGGCGAAGGCAGCTTCGACCACCCGGCCACCCTCAGCGCATTCGCGCTCGGCCTGGTCCTGTTTCTCGTGACCCTGGGGCTGAATTTCATCGCCCTGCGCGTCGTCAAGCGGTTCCGCGAAGCTTATGAGTGA
- the pstA gene encoding phosphate ABC transporter permease PstA has translation MSEFVAPTRTPAFEARLKQRYKAERRFKALGLAAILFSIAVLLFLLGTMTINGVGGFQRAELSVPIDFTEAGLAGDSGSLSEPDAVQNLQRQGLPEVVDFFAEQSLGADGAEELNGQAWRIVGDAIVADPGILQREEVFELPASGNLAAGLEGEGSPEMQALAKRLSDQGVLGKSFDSGFMSRADATDPQMVGIWGALKGSILTMIVTLLLAFPIGVLAALYLEEYAPKNRWTDVIEVSINNLAAVPSIIFGLLGLAVFLTLFPNLRSAPLIGGMTLALMTMPVIVISGRNAIKAVPPSIRDGALAIGASPVQVVFHHVLPLALPGILTGTIIGMARALGETAPLLMIGMRAFVASPPDGFTSPSTVLPVQIFLWSDEIDRGFVERTSAAIIVLLLFLLLMNGLAIYLRNKFEKTW, from the coding sequence ATGAGTGAGTTCGTAGCCCCCACCCGCACGCCAGCCTTCGAGGCACGGCTGAAGCAGCGCTACAAGGCGGAGCGACGTTTCAAGGCGCTCGGCCTGGCGGCGATCCTGTTCTCGATTGCGGTTCTTCTGTTCCTGCTCGGAACGATGACCATCAACGGCGTCGGCGGTTTCCAGCGTGCGGAGCTATCCGTTCCGATCGACTTTACCGAGGCGGGCCTCGCGGGAGACAGCGGGAGCCTGTCGGAACCCGATGCGGTTCAGAACTTGCAACGGCAGGGTCTGCCCGAAGTCGTCGATTTCTTCGCCGAACAATCGCTTGGCGCGGATGGTGCCGAAGAACTCAACGGACAAGCGTGGCGAATTGTCGGCGATGCCATCGTGGCCGATCCCGGGATCCTGCAACGCGAGGAAGTATTCGAGTTGCCGGCCAGCGGCAATCTGGCAGCGGGCCTCGAAGGCGAAGGTTCGCCGGAAATGCAGGCGCTGGCCAAGCGGCTGTCCGACCAGGGCGTTCTGGGCAAGTCGTTCGATTCCGGCTTCATGAGCCGCGCCGACGCTACAGACCCGCAGATGGTCGGCATCTGGGGCGCGCTCAAGGGATCGATCCTGACCATGATCGTCACCCTGCTGCTCGCGTTCCCCATCGGTGTTCTCGCCGCTCTTTATTTAGAGGAGTACGCGCCGAAGAACCGCTGGACCGACGTTATCGAGGTGTCGATCAACAACCTCGCAGCGGTCCCGTCGATCATCTTCGGCCTGCTCGGCCTGGCGGTGTTCCTGACGCTGTTTCCGAACTTGCGATCGGCCCCGCTGATCGGCGGCATGACGCTGGCGCTCATGACCATGCCAGTGATCGTCATCTCGGGTCGAAACGCGATCAAGGCCGTGCCGCCCAGCATCCGCGATGGCGCGCTGGCCATCGGCGCGAGCCCGGTGCAGGTCGTCTTCCATCACGTGCTGCCGCTCGCCCTGCCCGGTATTCTTACCGGCACGATCATCGGCATGGCCCGCGCGCTCGGTGAAACCGCGCCGCTGCTGATGATCGGGATGCGCGCTTTTGTCGCTTCCCCGCCCGACGGTTTCACGTCTCCCTCCACGGTGCTGCCAGTGCAGATCTTCCTGTGGTCCGATGAGATCGATCGCGGCTTCGTGGAACGCACCAGCGCTGCTATCATCGTGCTCCTGCTGTTCCTGCTGCTGATGAACGGCCTCGCAATCTACCTCCGCAACAAATTCGAGAAGACCTGGTGA